One window of the Nocardia huaxiensis genome contains the following:
- a CDS encoding polynucleotide kinase-phosphatase — protein sequence MAELSVPALSLVVLIGSTGSGKSTFARKHFPATAVLSSDAYRGLVSDDETDQSATADAFALLHHVAGVRLRRGLRTVIDATNVQPKARQELIALARAHDVLPVAIVLDVPERVCVERNAARADRADLGPHVVARHQRDLRRSLKFLEREGFRRVHVLRGVEEIDAATITDERLWNDRRDLHGPFDVIGDVHGCRSELESLLGELGYELERDLEGRPVNARHPEGRTAVFVGDLVDRGPDTPGVLRLVMGMVQAGNALCVTGNHEFKLIRALDGRKVKTTHGLAESLAQFEAEDDEFRKAAHEFMRGLISHYVLDDGNLVVAHAGLKEEYHGRASGRVREFAMYGESTGETDEYGLPVRYPWANDYRGKALVLYGHTPMAELVWVNNTLCLDTGVVFGGRLTALRYPEREPVSVAAEQVWYEPTRPLETPTVIPGEGVVYRDPGVLDLDDVLGRRVVQTRHLGRVGVQEDAAAAALEVMSRFAVDPRWLVYLPPTMSPCATSELDGYLEHPAQAFEYYRSEGVRTVVCEEKHMGSRAVVALARSAEAAHNRFGVDDGSSGAVYTRTGRPFFDDPARTEALLARARTAAESAGLFDELGSDWLLLDAELLPWSAKAVGLLRNQYAAVGAAARSSLGAAAQVLAAAAERGLDVAELTARTLARQSDAAAFTTAYGRYCWPVDGLEGVRLAPFQILAAHGTNHAVRDHDWHLALIDRLTAADPKFFTPTRRVLVDLDSPESESAATAWWTELTRAGGEGMVVKPLASLVAGSTRSGRPVQPGVKVRGPEYLRIIYGPEYLRPANLDRLRRRGLGGKRSLALREYALGLEALDRFTTGEPLWRVHEAVFAVLALETEPVDPRL from the coding sequence ATGGCTGAGCTGTCCGTACCGGCGCTGTCGCTGGTCGTATTGATCGGGAGCACCGGCTCCGGCAAGTCCACGTTCGCGCGCAAGCACTTTCCGGCGACGGCGGTGCTGTCCTCGGATGCCTATCGCGGGCTGGTCAGTGATGACGAGACCGATCAGTCGGCCACGGCCGACGCGTTCGCGCTGCTGCATCATGTGGCGGGCGTGCGACTGCGGCGTGGCCTGCGGACCGTCATCGACGCCACGAATGTGCAGCCGAAGGCGCGGCAGGAGCTGATCGCGCTGGCGCGGGCACATGACGTGCTGCCGGTGGCGATCGTCCTCGACGTGCCCGAGCGCGTGTGCGTGGAACGCAATGCGGCGCGGGCGGATCGGGCCGATCTGGGCCCGCACGTGGTGGCGCGGCATCAGCGGGATCTGCGGCGCAGCCTGAAATTCCTGGAGCGCGAAGGCTTCCGGCGGGTGCATGTGCTGCGCGGCGTCGAGGAGATCGACGCGGCGACCATCACCGACGAGCGGCTCTGGAACGACCGCCGCGACCTGCACGGGCCGTTCGATGTGATCGGCGATGTGCACGGCTGCCGCAGTGAACTGGAGTCGCTGCTGGGCGAACTCGGCTACGAGCTGGAACGCGACCTCGAGGGGCGACCGGTGAACGCCCGGCACCCGGAAGGGCGGACCGCCGTGTTCGTCGGCGACCTGGTGGATCGCGGCCCGGACACTCCGGGCGTGCTGCGGCTCGTCATGGGCATGGTGCAGGCCGGAAACGCCCTGTGCGTCACCGGCAATCACGAGTTCAAGCTGATCCGCGCGCTCGACGGCCGCAAGGTGAAGACCACGCACGGGCTGGCCGAATCCCTCGCCCAGTTCGAGGCCGAGGACGACGAGTTCCGCAAGGCCGCACACGAATTCATGCGCGGCCTGATCAGCCACTACGTGCTGGACGACGGCAACCTGGTGGTCGCGCACGCGGGCCTGAAGGAGGAGTACCACGGGCGCGCCTCCGGCCGGGTGCGCGAATTCGCCATGTACGGCGAATCCACCGGCGAGACCGACGAATACGGCCTGCCGGTGCGCTACCCGTGGGCCAACGACTATCGCGGCAAGGCGCTGGTGCTGTACGGCCACACGCCGATGGCCGAACTGGTGTGGGTGAACAACACCCTGTGCCTGGACACCGGTGTGGTGTTCGGCGGCCGGCTCACCGCGCTGCGGTATCCGGAGCGCGAGCCGGTATCGGTTGCGGCCGAACAGGTCTGGTACGAGCCGACGCGCCCGCTGGAAACACCGACGGTGATTCCGGGCGAGGGCGTCGTCTACCGCGACCCGGGCGTGCTCGACCTGGACGACGTGCTCGGCCGCCGCGTGGTGCAGACGCGCCACCTCGGCCGGGTCGGCGTCCAGGAGGACGCGGCCGCCGCGGCCCTGGAAGTGATGAGCCGCTTCGCGGTGGACCCGCGCTGGCTGGTCTATCTGCCGCCCACCATGTCGCCATGTGCCACTTCGGAATTGGACGGCTACCTGGAGCACCCGGCGCAGGCGTTCGAGTACTACCGCTCCGAGGGCGTGCGGACCGTGGTGTGCGAGGAGAAGCACATGGGTTCCCGCGCCGTCGTCGCGCTGGCGCGCTCGGCGGAGGCGGCGCACAACCGCTTCGGCGTGGACGACGGCAGCAGCGGCGCGGTCTACACCCGCACCGGCCGGCCGTTCTTCGACGATCCGGCTCGCACGGAGGCCCTGCTCGCCCGCGCGCGCACCGCCGCCGAATCCGCGGGCCTGTTCGACGAACTCGGCTCGGACTGGCTGCTGCTGGACGCCGAACTGCTGCCCTGGTCGGCGAAAGCGGTTGGCCTGCTGCGTAATCAGTACGCCGCGGTGGGCGCGGCGGCGAGGTCTTCCCTGGGCGCGGCAGCCCAGGTGCTGGCCGCTGCCGCCGAAAGGGGTTTGGACGTAGCCGAACTCACCGCCCGCACCCTGGCCCGGCAGTCCGACGCCGCCGCCTTCACCACCGCCTACGGCCGCTACTGCTGGCCCGTCGACGGTCTCGAAGGCGTCCGCCTGGCTCCGTTCCAGATCCTGGCCGCCCACGGCACGAACCATGCCGTGCGCGACCATGATTGGCACCTGGCGCTGATCGACCGCCTCACCGCGGCCGATCCGAAGTTCTTCACCCCGACCCGCCGCGTGCTCGTGGACCTCGACTCCCCGGAGTCCGAGTCCGCGGCAACGGCATGGTGGACCGAACTCACCCGGGCGGGCGGCGAAGGCATGGTGGTCAAACCCCTGGCGTCCCTGGTGGCCGGCAGCACCCGCAGCGGCCGCCCGGTCCAGCCGGGTGTGAAGGTCCGTGGCCCGGAATACCTCCGGATCATCTACGGCCCGGAGTACCTCCGCCCCGCCAACCTGGACCGCCTGCGCCGGCGCGGGCTGGGCGGCAAGCGCTCCCTCGCCCTGCGCGAATACGCCCTGGGCCTGGAAGCCCTGGACCGCTTCACCACCGGCGAACCCCTGTGGCGAGTCCACGAAGCGGTCTTCGCGGTGCTGGCCCTGGAGACGGAGCCGGTGGACCCGCGCCTGTGA
- a CDS encoding TetR/AcrR family transcriptional regulator yields the protein MATATPTRRERRRTETTAEIKEVALRLMAESGPGAITLRAIAREMGMTANAVYSYFATRDELVTALIGDVYGELADRVLAARDAVPAADVAGRIMAWSCAFREWSLANPAGFRLIYGDPVPGYQAPEGGAAPDAEHRVCAGLTELAAGAWPSAEPLYEAYGFEWSDFEPGLADEVRAEFPDLPPAVIAVALRIWGHLHGLVHLEIRGNLGAQTTNPEKLYRNEINGLIRSFGLTPPAP from the coding sequence GTGGCTACAGCGACACCGACCCGGCGAGAACGCCGCCGCACCGAGACGACGGCCGAGATCAAAGAGGTCGCGTTGCGGCTCATGGCCGAGAGCGGACCGGGAGCCATCACGCTGCGGGCCATCGCCCGCGAGATGGGGATGACGGCCAATGCCGTCTACAGCTACTTCGCCACCCGCGACGAACTGGTCACCGCGCTGATCGGTGACGTCTACGGCGAACTCGCCGACCGCGTGCTCGCCGCCCGCGACGCCGTCCCCGCGGCCGATGTGGCGGGCCGAATCATGGCCTGGTCCTGTGCCTTTCGCGAATGGTCACTGGCCAACCCGGCAGGATTCCGGCTCATCTACGGCGACCCGGTGCCGGGATATCAAGCGCCGGAAGGCGGCGCCGCGCCCGACGCCGAACACCGCGTCTGCGCCGGGCTCACCGAACTGGCGGCCGGGGCCTGGCCCTCCGCCGAACCCCTGTACGAGGCTTACGGCTTCGAATGGTCCGACTTCGAGCCCGGCCTCGCGGACGAGGTGCGCGCCGAATTCCCCGACCTGCCCCCGGCCGTGATCGCCGTGGCCCTGCGCATCTGGGGACACCTGCACGGCCTGGTGCACCTGGAGATCCGCGGCAACCTGGGCGCGCAGACCACCAACCCGGAAAAGCTCTACCGCAACGAGATCAACGGCCTGATCCGCTCATTCGGTCTGACGCCACCGGCCCCATAG
- a CDS encoding NAD(P)-dependent oxidoreductase, producing the protein MFIGVIGATGSIGQRVVTEALARDHHVKAFTRDIAQANATHPNLTWSSLDIFDSDAVAAQLPGLDVLISCYQPGNAAKDFADAVARAVADPTVYATAARSLLAALDTYPRTRLIVVGGAGSLEYAPGRVYADDEGLADSLENLGIPGEYAVAVHGHREALNVLRTSNRRWTYCSPAALIAPGERTGRFRVGTDQQLTDADGNSRISMEDTAIALLDEAELPRFVQRRFTIGY; encoded by the coding sequence ATGTTCATCGGAGTCATCGGCGCGACCGGCAGCATCGGGCAGCGCGTGGTCACCGAGGCGCTCGCCCGCGACCACCACGTGAAGGCGTTCACCCGGGATATCGCCCAGGCGAACGCGACGCACCCGAACCTGACCTGGTCGAGCCTGGACATCTTCGACAGCGACGCCGTCGCCGCCCAGCTCCCCGGCCTCGACGTCCTCATCAGCTGCTATCAGCCCGGCAACGCCGCCAAGGATTTCGCGGATGCGGTGGCGCGGGCCGTCGCCGACCCCACGGTGTACGCCACCGCGGCCCGCTCACTGCTGGCGGCCCTCGACACCTACCCGCGCACCCGCCTCATCGTGGTGGGCGGCGCGGGCAGCCTCGAATACGCGCCGGGCCGGGTCTACGCCGACGACGAAGGACTCGCGGACAGTCTCGAAAACCTCGGCATCCCCGGCGAATACGCGGTCGCCGTGCACGGCCATCGCGAGGCCCTGAATGTCCTGCGCACCTCGAACCGCCGCTGGACCTACTGCAGCCCCGCCGCCCTGATCGCCCCCGGCGAGCGCACCGGCCGCTTCCGCGTCGGCACCGATCAGCAGCTCACCGATGCCGACGGCAACAGCCGAATCTCCATGGAGGACACCGCGATAGCGCTGCTCGACGAGGCCGAGCTCCCGCGGTTCGTGCAGCGCCGCTTCACCATCGGCTACTGA
- a CDS encoding NUDIX domain-containing protein: MSLRYSAGVLLFRRSPDLQVLIGHMGGPLWAKKDASAWSIPKGEYEPGVEEPRLAAAREFAEELGLPVPDGEWIDLGEVVYGSGRGRKQVAVWAVQGDLDPDQVVPGTFEMEWPPRSGRIGVFPEIDRAAWFDPETAREKLGAGQRPFLDRLLELSAQVG; this comes from the coding sequence ATGAGCCTCAGGTACAGCGCGGGTGTCCTCCTGTTCCGTCGATCGCCCGATCTCCAGGTCCTGATCGGACATATGGGCGGCCCGCTCTGGGCGAAGAAGGACGCCTCGGCCTGGTCCATCCCCAAGGGCGAGTACGAGCCCGGCGTGGAGGAGCCGCGTCTGGCCGCCGCCCGCGAATTCGCCGAGGAGCTGGGGCTTCCCGTTCCCGACGGCGAGTGGATCGATCTCGGGGAGGTCGTCTACGGCAGTGGCCGCGGCCGCAAACAGGTCGCCGTGTGGGCGGTGCAGGGTGATCTCGATCCGGACCAGGTGGTGCCGGGCACCTTCGAGATGGAGTGGCCGCCGCGCTCCGGGCGGATCGGCGTCTTCCCCGAGATCGACCGGGCGGCCTGGTTCGATCCGGAGACCGCTCGCGAGAAGCTGGGGGCGGGACAGCGGCCGTTCCTGGACCGGCTGCTGGAGCTGTCGGCCCAGGTCGGCTGA
- a CDS encoding GAF domain-containing sensor histidine kinase — MDQDGVPGELRRLQAPAERLHELLEAVYAVSTDRDLPTILRQLVVSAARVVDAEFGAMGLLAPETRDGRRRLAEFIQFGVDDETEQRIGVWPHGGGVLGAVLASDEPVRIDELSAHPAFAGWPAGHPLMHSFLGVPVRIQGELYGNLYLANKRGGPFTPEDARIIEALAVMAGVKIANVRMLEEKHRDNVTIAVMEDRERIARDLHDTVIQRIYAAGLTVQGALRADPAPEVAERLERVVTALDETIQDIRATIFAIQSPAESKGLQSDITDLVTSAARHLGFTPALRQYGPIDAVPAETGRQALAVLRESLSNVVRHADATRIDVHVVADADELRITVADNGIGLGDEPHDGGLRNMAERAGKLGGALELGPGLDGQGTGLLWRVPI; from the coding sequence ATGGATCAGGACGGGGTGCCCGGTGAGCTGCGTCGGCTGCAGGCTCCGGCCGAACGGCTGCACGAGCTGCTCGAAGCGGTCTACGCGGTCTCCACCGACCGGGATCTGCCCACGATTCTGCGGCAGCTGGTGGTGTCGGCGGCGCGGGTGGTGGACGCGGAATTCGGGGCCATGGGGCTGCTCGCGCCCGAGACCCGCGATGGACGTCGGCGGCTGGCCGAATTCATCCAGTTCGGGGTGGACGACGAAACCGAGCAGCGGATCGGGGTGTGGCCGCACGGCGGGGGTGTGCTCGGCGCGGTGCTCGCGAGCGACGAGCCCGTCCGCATCGACGAACTCAGCGCGCATCCGGCCTTCGCGGGCTGGCCGGCGGGGCATCCGCTCATGCACAGCTTTCTCGGTGTGCCCGTCCGCATTCAGGGTGAGCTGTACGGCAACCTTTATCTGGCGAACAAGCGCGGCGGGCCGTTCACACCCGAGGACGCGCGCATCATCGAAGCGCTCGCGGTCATGGCGGGGGTCAAGATCGCCAATGTGCGCATGCTGGAGGAGAAGCATCGCGACAATGTGACGATCGCCGTCATGGAGGATCGCGAACGCATCGCGCGCGATCTGCACGACACGGTCATCCAGCGCATCTACGCGGCGGGGCTCACCGTGCAGGGCGCCTTGCGCGCCGACCCCGCGCCGGAGGTGGCCGAGCGGCTGGAACGGGTCGTGACGGCGCTGGACGAGACCATTCAGGACATTCGCGCCACCATCTTCGCCATCCAGTCACCGGCCGAGAGCAAGGGATTGCAAAGCGACATCACGGATTTGGTGACCTCGGCGGCCAGGCACCTCGGGTTCACCCCGGCCCTGCGGCAGTACGGCCCGATCGACGCCGTCCCTGCGGAGACCGGTCGGCAGGCGCTCGCGGTGCTGCGCGAATCGCTGTCCAATGTGGTCCGGCACGCCGATGCCACCCGTATCGACGTCCATGTCGTCGCCGATGCCGATGAACTGCGAATCACCGTGGCCGACAATGGCATCGGGCTGGGCGATGAACCGCACGACGGCGGCCTCCGCAATATGGCCGAACGGGCCGGGAAGCTCGGCGGCGCACTGGAACTGGGCCCCGGTCTGGACGGCCAGGGCACCGGTCTGCTGTGGCGGGTGCCGATCTAG
- the pflB gene encoding formate C-acetyltransferase produces MTTTETRSHTPAWEGFEGEQWRHTIDVRDFIQRNYTPYEGDGSFLSGPTARTTGIWQQLSTLFPVERERGIYDVDPHTPSTITSHAPGYIDRDAELIVGLQTDAPLKRAIMPNGGIRMVENSLKAYGVEPDPQVHEIFTKYRKTHNDGVFDAYTEDIRAARSAGIVTGLPDAYGRGRIIGDYRRVALYGVDTLIAAKQADHIALEHEWATAEVIQQREEVAEQIRALQELKRMAASYGRDISGPAATAQEAIQWLYFAYLAAVKEQNGAAMSLGRTANFVDIYLERDLAAGIIDEERAQELIDDFVIKLRIVRFLRTPEYDELFSGDPTWVTESLGGMGEDGRPLVTRSSFRYLNTLYTLGPAPEPNLTVFWSPRLPEGFKRFAAQVSIDTSSIQYESDELMRPRFGDDTAIACCVSAMQVGKKMQFFGARVNLAKTLLYAINGGRDEKSGKLVAHGFEPITAAVLDYAEVRDRLDDMMDWLAATYVEALNVIHYMHDKYAYERIEMALHDTNVARTMACGIAGLAVAADSLSAIKYATVTPIRDETGLATDFVIDGDFPKYGNNDDRVDAIAARLVQVFMDKIRKHPTYRGAEHTQSVLTITSNVVYGKKTGNTPDGRRAGEPFSPGANPMNGRDTHGIVASALSVAKLPYEHAQDGISLTTTVTPAGLGRAAHERVTNLVGVLDGYMASHGFHMNVNVLNKDTLEDAMAHPENYPQLTIRVSGYAVNFVRLTREQQLDVINRTFHASL; encoded by the coding sequence ATGACGACCACGGAAACCCGCAGCCACACCCCGGCCTGGGAGGGTTTCGAGGGTGAACAGTGGCGCCACACCATCGATGTGCGCGACTTCATCCAGCGGAATTACACGCCCTACGAGGGCGACGGCAGCTTCCTGTCCGGTCCGACGGCGCGCACCACGGGCATCTGGCAACAGCTGAGCACCCTGTTCCCGGTGGAGCGCGAGCGCGGCATCTACGACGTGGATCCGCACACCCCCTCCACCATCACCTCGCACGCGCCCGGCTATATCGACCGCGACGCCGAACTGATCGTCGGCCTGCAGACCGATGCGCCGCTCAAGCGCGCCATCATGCCCAACGGCGGCATCCGCATGGTGGAGAACAGCCTGAAAGCCTATGGCGTGGAACCGGATCCGCAGGTCCACGAGATCTTCACCAAGTACCGCAAGACGCACAACGACGGCGTCTTCGACGCCTACACCGAGGATATTCGCGCGGCCCGCAGCGCGGGCATCGTCACCGGGCTGCCCGATGCCTACGGGCGCGGGCGCATCATCGGCGACTACCGCCGGGTGGCGCTCTACGGCGTGGATACGCTCATCGCGGCCAAGCAGGCCGACCACATTGCGCTGGAACATGAATGGGCGACCGCCGAGGTCATCCAGCAGCGCGAGGAGGTCGCCGAGCAGATCCGGGCCCTGCAGGAACTGAAGCGGATGGCCGCCTCCTACGGCCGCGACATCTCGGGTCCGGCCGCCACCGCGCAGGAGGCCATCCAGTGGCTGTACTTCGCGTATCTGGCGGCGGTGAAGGAGCAGAACGGCGCGGCCATGTCACTGGGCCGCACCGCCAACTTCGTCGACATCTACCTCGAAAGGGATTTGGCCGCAGGGATCATCGACGAGGAACGCGCCCAGGAGCTGATCGACGACTTCGTCATCAAGCTGCGCATCGTGCGCTTCCTGCGCACCCCCGAATACGACGAACTGTTCTCCGGCGACCCCACCTGGGTGACCGAATCCCTCGGCGGCATGGGCGAGGACGGGCGACCGCTGGTGACCCGCAGCAGCTTCCGCTACCTGAACACCCTCTACACGCTGGGCCCCGCGCCCGAACCGAACCTCACCGTGTTCTGGTCGCCGCGACTTCCCGAGGGCTTCAAGCGATTCGCCGCGCAGGTGTCCATCGACACCAGCTCCATCCAGTACGAGTCGGACGAACTCATGCGCCCCCGCTTCGGCGACGACACCGCCATCGCCTGCTGTGTCTCGGCCATGCAGGTGGGCAAGAAGATGCAATTCTTCGGTGCGCGGGTGAATCTCGCCAAGACCCTGCTGTACGCCATCAATGGCGGGCGGGACGAGAAGAGCGGCAAACTCGTCGCGCACGGCTTCGAACCGATCACCGCCGCGGTGCTCGATTACGCCGAGGTGCGCGACCGGCTCGACGACATGATGGACTGGCTGGCCGCGACCTACGTGGAAGCGCTCAATGTCATCCACTACATGCACGACAAGTACGCCTACGAGCGCATCGAAATGGCGCTGCACGATACGAATGTCGCGCGCACCATGGCCTGCGGCATCGCCGGTCTGGCGGTGGCCGCGGACTCGCTGTCGGCCATCAAGTACGCCACGGTGACGCCGATCCGCGACGAGACCGGTCTCGCAACGGATTTCGTCATCGACGGCGACTTCCCCAAGTACGGCAACAATGACGATCGCGTGGACGCCATTGCCGCCCGGCTGGTGCAGGTGTTCATGGACAAGATCCGCAAGCACCCCACCTATCGCGGGGCCGAGCACACCCAGTCGGTGCTCACCATCACCTCGAATGTGGTGTACGGCAAGAAGACCGGCAACACCCCCGATGGCCGCCGCGCGGGTGAACCGTTCTCGCCGGGCGCGAACCCCATGAACGGGCGCGACACCCACGGCATCGTGGCCTCGGCGCTGTCGGTGGCGAAACTGCCGTACGAGCATGCGCAGGACGGGATTTCGCTGACCACCACCGTCACCCCGGCCGGCCTCGGGCGGGCGGCGCACGAGCGAGTCACCAACCTGGTGGGCGTTCTGGACGGCTACATGGCCTCGCACGGCTTCCACATGAACGTCAATGTCCTGAACAAGGACACCCTGGAAGACGCCATGGCGCATCCGGAGAACTACCCGCAGTTGACGATTCGCGTCTCCGGCTACGCCGTGAACTTCGTGCGGCTGACCCGCGAGCAGCAGCTCGACGTCATCAACCGCACCTTCCACGCGAGCCTGTGA
- the pflA gene encoding pyruvate formate-lyase-activating protein, with protein MTTLAPPTGLVHSWDISTGVDGPGTRFVTFLSGCPLRCLYCQNPDTWLRGNGTRQSTDEVLAEARKYVPFIAASGGGATLSGGEPLQQPEFASALLHGFRELGLHTALDTSGYLGGLACGELLDATDLVLLDIKAGTPETYRRLTSRALAPTLEFAERLATLGKPVWVRYVLVPGITDAPEEMGAVAAFAAGLGNVERVDILPFHTLGQSKWEALNRRFVLADTPTPSAEQVDRARDEFRTRGLVAY; from the coding sequence ATGACCACCCTCGCGCCGCCCACCGGGCTCGTGCACTCCTGGGACATCTCCACCGGCGTGGACGGGCCTGGCACCCGCTTCGTCACCTTCCTCAGCGGCTGCCCGCTGCGCTGCCTGTACTGCCAGAATCCGGATACCTGGCTGCGCGGCAACGGAACTCGGCAGTCCACCGACGAGGTGCTGGCCGAGGCGCGCAAATACGTGCCGTTCATCGCCGCCTCCGGTGGCGGTGCGACCCTCAGCGGCGGCGAGCCGCTGCAGCAGCCGGAATTCGCGAGCGCCCTGCTGCACGGATTCCGCGAACTGGGCCTGCACACCGCCCTCGACACCTCGGGCTACCTGGGCGGACTGGCCTGCGGCGAACTCCTCGACGCCACCGACCTGGTGCTGCTCGACATCAAGGCGGGCACCCCGGAGACCTATCGGCGACTCACCTCCCGCGCCCTCGCGCCGACCCTCGAGTTCGCGGAACGTCTTGCGACGCTGGGCAAGCCGGTGTGGGTGCGGTACGTGCTGGTGCCCGGTATCACGGACGCACCGGAGGAGATGGGCGCAGTGGCGGCGTTCGCGGCCGGACTCGGCAATGTCGAGCGAGTCGACATCCTGCCCTTCCACACCCTCGGCCAGTCGAAATGGGAGGCGCTGAACCGCCGGTTCGTGCTCGCCGACACGCCGACCCCCAGCGCGGAACAGGTCGACCGGGCGCGCGACGAATTCCGGACCCGCGGACTCGTGGCCTACTAG
- a CDS encoding response regulator transcription factor: MDSSGKIRVFLLDDHEIVRRGLQDLLEAEGDIEVAGEAGTAAEALRRIPAVRPDVAVLDVRLEDGDGVSVCRELVSDIPDLNVLMLTSFSDDEALLGAVLAGAKGYVLKQLRGPQLVDAIRRVAAGESLIDARTAAEVTERARQRAAAADPLAAADLTERERQILALIGKAMSNKEIAAELYLSDKTVRNYVSSLLSKLGLVRRSQAAVLAEQLRQRGDDRTTG; this comes from the coding sequence GTGGACAGTTCAGGCAAGATCCGGGTCTTCCTGCTCGACGATCACGAGATCGTGCGCCGCGGCCTGCAGGACCTGCTGGAAGCCGAAGGCGATATCGAGGTGGCCGGTGAAGCGGGTACCGCCGCCGAGGCGCTGCGCCGCATCCCGGCGGTGCGCCCCGATGTGGCCGTGCTCGATGTGCGCCTCGAGGACGGGGACGGGGTGAGCGTCTGCCGCGAACTCGTCTCCGACATCCCGGATCTCAATGTCCTCATGCTGACCTCGTTCTCCGATGACGAGGCGCTGCTGGGCGCGGTGCTGGCCGGGGCCAAAGGCTATGTGCTCAAACAGCTGCGCGGGCCGCAGCTGGTCGACGCCATCCGCCGGGTCGCGGCCGGGGAGTCGCTCATCGACGCCCGCACCGCCGCGGAGGTCACCGAGCGGGCCCGGCAGCGTGCGGCCGCCGCCGATCCGCTGGCCGCCGCCGATCTCACCGAGCGGGAGCGCCAGATCCTCGCCTTGATCGGGAAGGCCATGTCGAACAAGGAGATCGCGGCCGAGCTGTATCTGTCCGACAAGACGGTGCGCAACTATGTCTCCTCGCTGCTGAGCAAGCTCGGGCTGGTGCGGCGCTCGCAGGCCGCGGTGCTGGCCGAACAGCTGCGGCAGCGCGGCGACGACCGGACCACCGGGTGA
- a CDS encoding serine hydrolase domain-containing protein, producing MPAAHRGESAREVRASAPRPMLIDDRFTAVAARFFTMFRRKSQGGGALSVYWHGEPVLDIWSGWADDDRRWQSDTISLSYSTSKGVAATVANRLIESGVLDLDTPVAEYWPEFAANGKGDITVRDVLRHRAGLQRVRELVPTVDDQLDHDTVAAALAAAAPDPMRLRASGYHAINFGTLVAEIAQRATGRDFPDILRTELLEPLGDNDFWFGVPRQQRHRIARLSPRLGVGRVPMDRLIAPFAPVPQLRSARSAVYDGWADLSIGPRAYDAMMPGWNGAFTARALGKMYGALANDGVAGHRRLFRPETTAAIAEMPLNSRYDYVLGAAPQFARGYHRAIVGTRLTRRAFGHFGIGGSGAMAIPGDALSVAFTTNRLGYPVMTLGDHRLPLLAALAQRAARTAAESPGAASEYEQAV from the coding sequence ATGCCGGCAGCGCACCGGGGCGAATCCGCGCGGGAGGTCCGAGCTTCCGCGCCGCGGCCCATGCTGATCGACGACCGCTTCACCGCCGTCGCCGCCCGCTTCTTCACCATGTTCCGCCGCAAAAGCCAAGGCGGCGGGGCCCTTTCGGTCTACTGGCACGGTGAGCCGGTCCTCGACATCTGGTCCGGCTGGGCCGACGACGACCGCCGCTGGCAATCCGACACCATTTCGCTGTCCTACTCCACCAGCAAGGGCGTGGCCGCCACCGTCGCCAACCGGCTCATCGAATCCGGCGTCCTGGACCTCGACACCCCCGTGGCCGAGTACTGGCCGGAGTTCGCCGCGAACGGCAAGGGCGACATCACCGTTCGCGATGTGCTGCGCCACCGCGCCGGCCTGCAGCGGGTCCGCGAGCTGGTCCCCACCGTGGACGATCAGCTCGACCACGACACCGTCGCCGCCGCGCTCGCCGCCGCCGCACCCGACCCCATGCGCCTGCGCGCCTCCGGCTATCACGCCATCAATTTCGGCACCCTGGTGGCCGAGATCGCCCAGCGCGCCACCGGCCGCGACTTCCCCGACATCCTGCGCACCGAACTCCTGGAACCGCTGGGCGACAACGACTTCTGGTTCGGCGTTCCCCGGCAGCAGCGGCATCGCATCGCGCGGCTGTCCCCGCGCCTGGGCGTGGGCCGCGTCCCGATGGACCGCCTGATCGCCCCCTTCGCCCCGGTCCCCCAACTCCGTTCGGCCCGCAGCGCGGTCTACGACGGCTGGGCCGACCTGTCGATCGGCCCGCGCGCCTACGACGCCATGATGCCCGGCTGGAACGGCGCCTTCACCGCCCGCGCGCTCGGCAAGATGTACGGCGCGCTCGCCAATGACGGCGTGGCCGGTCACCGCCGCCTCTTCCGCCCCGAGACCACCGCCGCCATCGCCGAGATGCCGCTCAACTCCCGCTACGACTATGTCCTCGGCGCAGCCCCGCAGTTCGCTCGCGGCTACCACCGCGCAATCGTAGGAACACGTCTCACTCGGCGGGCCTTCGGCCACTTCGGAATCGGCGGTTCCGGCGCCATGGCCATCCCCGGCGACGCCCTGTCGGTCGCCTTCACCACCAACCGACTCGGCTACCCCGTAATGACCCTCGGCGACCACCGTCTGCCCCTGCTGGCCGCCCTGGCCCAGCGGGCCGCCCGCACCGCCGCCGAATCCCCCGGCGCCGCATCCGAGTACGAGCAGGCGGTCTGA